TACACCCCTAGGTTAtttatccccccttttatttgtgTGTTATACCATATTACATACAAAAATGTACCTCTTATCATCTCCAGACACCTCAGAGCAAACAAAGTTAACGAGTCACTGACTGGTCCTAATTAACTTAGTACCTTCAATAAATACgataaacaaaaatacacaaatcACACTAATTTCTAGTACAGAGATTAATATTCTCCATTAATTCGAAACAGATGTTACTTTTCTTTAGTAATATTACAAGTGCTTTTGTGATTCGAGATCATACTTATCAAATCGATCGGCAATGTGCAAGGATAAAATATATAGGATTTGAATAAATCAAACTTTTCGGTAAGTTTCGAAGATTTAATTCAACTAATATAATTGGAAATTATGAGCATGATGAGtagtaaagttaataaaaaaaagcattaattattaatataatttaaccaaaatacatgtattttttattttttttataagccTTTCATTTGAACGGAGTGCTCAGATTTTTAGAGTGTTTAGCTTTATTTAACTATCAATCAAGATAAACAGATTAATGATACAAAACATTTTCTTATCAAATAAAAGAAGGAGTACTTTGTTGATGAGTCTGTCTATTTTGAGAGAAACTTGATTGCTTTGTTTATGACTGATGATATAACTAAATTTATCGGATACCTACAATTTATCTTATCTATACCTATCAGTTACATAGACTACTGTACTGTGTATTGCATGTCGTGCACCTGTTCATCAAATTCTTCGGTTTCATTCGGAATGAAGTAGCAGTTTCCTTTTCGGAATATGATAGAACCTAGGTGGTCTATAAAATCGTTCACTGCCTCTCCATTTTAATTCTGGTGGattattgtctcattggcaatcttgccacatctcctcatttttgTAGAATACAAAACAAATCCTAGTGGCTTAGAAAGCTAGATTAtctcgtatttttttttaattattacaaTCAAGAAAATTGAAGTTGATAAATGATAACAATGATCGTGTTAGAATAACAGATGCATAAATAATGCTTTAAGTTTTATAATTATCTGTAAAATCTGCACATTTACGATAAACAATCCAAAATAAATATCTGTAGAAACTCCTCGGCAACGTGCATTTATACTATAAATATTTCTCCTTCTGAAGGTTAACAGCAAATTGCAGACGATTGACTCACAAGTGCCAAAACGATTCGGCAATGCAAAAAGATTTACATGATTTTGTAAGGTTGTTTAGAACTTGGCGTAAACATCTTGAGAAGTTAGTTCAATGACTATTAAACGAGATATTTACACGTTTTTGTAGTTAATCatctttaattttgtttcataaatATTGTATAAGTGTATTAGTGTGGATACATCCCTCTTAAAAATTCCGAACACTTTACAAACgcatttttaaacatttcattgtaaagtttttttaatttacacaaaaatgaaataattagtTATGTGTTATCAACATGGTCTGTGAGGAAAGGGTTCGATGAGAGTCGTATGGAGACCTTTCTTTACAAATAAAACCAGAGCCGTGCGGTGTCATTTCTTAACAagtagcagtggcggatccagaacttttcctaaaggggggggggggggggggtggggggggaggggcgctgactgacctaaggtgggccactccagtcatgcttcagtgactccctatataatcaaccaattttttcccacgaaaggggggcccgggcctccCAGGgcccccttggatccgcctatgagtAGAATgaaagccgtacagtgacctttcttaaaaagtaaaatgagaGCCGTAAGGTGACCTTTCTTAATAAGTAGAACCAGAGCCTTACAGTGACCGTTCTTAACAAGTAGAACCAAAGCCGTACTGTGACCTTTCTAAACAAGTCGAATAAGAGCTAAACGGTGACATTTACAATAAGAATGAGAGCCGTCCGGTGACCTTGGTGACCTTTCTTAACAAGTAGAATGAGAACCGTACTATGACCTTTCTTAACAAGTAGAATGAGAGCCGTACGGTGATATTTCTTTACAAGTAGAATGAGAGCCGTGCGGTGACCTTTCTTTACTACTAAAGTGAGAGCCGTACGGTGATCTTTCTTAACAAGTAGAATGAGAGCTGTATGGTGACATTTCTTTACAAGTAAGATGAGACCCGTGCGGTGACCTATCTTAACAAGTAGAATGAGAGCCGTAATTAATGTAGCCTTTCTTAACAAATAGAATGAGAGCCGTACAGTAACTTTATTTGCAAGTAGAATAAGAGCTGTGCGGTgatcttttttttatcaagtagcatgtgagccgtacggtgacctttctTAATAAGTAGAATGAGAACTGTACGGTGACCTTTCCCAACAAGTAGAATGAGAGCCGTGTGATGACCTTTTTTAAGAAGTAGAACGAGAGCCGTGCGGTGACCATTCTCAACAAGTAGAATAAGAGCCGATCGGTGACCTTTTTTTACAAGTAGATCCAGAGGCGTACGGTGACCTTTCTTTGCAAGTAAAATGAGTGTCGTACGTTGATTTTTCTTTACTAGTAGAGTGAGAGCCGTGCGGTCTTTTTTAACCAGTAGATCCAGTGCCGTACGTTAACATTTTATTTAGTAGTAGAAAGAGAGCCGTTCTGTGACCTGTTCCTAGTAGAGTGACTGTTGTATGGTAATCTTTTTTAACTTGCAGAATGAGAGCTATAGGGTGAGATTTCTTTACAAGAAAAAGGAGATTCATAGGGTAAACTTTATCTGCTAGTTGAATATTACAGCCGTATACGTGATGACttttatttacagtaaaatgaaAGTCGTACGGTGAATTTTCTTTACTAGTAGATTCAAAACCGTATGGTGAATTTCTTTTGCAAGTATAATGAGAGACGTGCGGTAATTTTtctttaacagtttaataaaaGCCGTACATGGACCTTTCGTTACTGGTAGAATGTAAGCAGTTAAGTAACTTTTCTGTACAAGTAGAATGGAAGATGTCCATGGCCATTTCTTACCTAATAGAATGAGAGTCGTACATTGATTTTTTTGCAGGTAAAATGAAAGCCGTATTGTGATTTTTCTTTACCAGAAAAAAGACATTGTGACATTTGTTTACAAGTAGAATGAGAGCGGTATGGTGATCTTTTCATAACTTGTAGAATGAGAGCCGTAAACAGACCTTACTTTGCAATTATAGTTGATAGGTCTTTCCTAGTAGATTACGAGACGTTCTGTGATATTTGTTTTACCAATGGAAGCTTTCTttactggtagaatatatctttTCCTAGTAGAACGAGATTTGTACTATAGCCTTTATGTACTGGTAGAATTAGAGCCATCAATTTCAACAGATAACAACAATGCATCATTTGTACTACTCTATTGATTTAACGCAACTTATTTCATGCGTAGGTGACAAGAATATGTGCTACGGTACAAACGAGGTCGGGTATATATCGCATCTACTTTTTGAGTCATATATACTATTCTGACTTTGCATATTTATGATGGAGTGTACTTCATAAATCAATCTTGCTCTTCTTGGCAGAATGTTTAGGTATTCTATATAAGTTAGATGTTGTCTTTGTATAAAGACCAATATCATACTGAGTGACCCACAATGATTAAACGGTGAAACCGGTATAGGTGTCAATTGACAGAGGTTTTCTCCCTAAGTGAACAATAAATCTCAGTGTAATAATGGTGTAATTGTTTAACTATTTCATTCATAAACTTAAGTGATGTAAAACAGGTATTTACCTGTAATCGTGGGTATCTGAACCCTTCATCAAAATCTAGTAAAAATCAATTGTGCTTGTAAAACGATCAAGATTATAACAACCCAAGTttcgaaaacaaaacaaatttatttactaaaattctgaaattaatattGAAATTATCCGTTACCCTCGGCTCGGCTGATAAAGATTTACGATTTTAAAGATTATCAAAAGGAGAGGCAAATAAGAATGTGACAAAAAAGTTTGTTTCACACTGTTAAACTTTTCTTGTTATAGGTTACACCTGGAAGTGTAGCAGGTAATGTTCTCGTTCCTGGAGATATTGTTCTGAAGATCGGAAATAACAACGTAACAAACGTTTCACACAACGAAGGACAGGATTTAATAAGATATTCTGGAGATCTTTTACAGTTAACCATCAAAAGGTGAGTTATGGCATTTTCATGCTTGTGGTCTAaggaacaacaacaaaaaaaaaaacaccaaaaaaaaaaaaaaaaaacaggttcacAAGTCTAATTAAGAAAGTACAAGATGCAAAATCataaacataaatgtatgttATATCTGAATATACTTATCCGTAGTATGTACAGAAATAAACTGTAAAGAACTGTTTAAATGTTATTGAACACGTATTTTGATCATATGTACTATGAAAACAAATAGTAAGCTTCATCgtgttaatttttcaatattaaagtttttaagtAAAAGTGTGTTTTTCTCCTGAAATCTAATTTTAACCTATACGGATATCCGTAGATTGTGACTTAAGGTTGGAGATGTTAATTGGTTTGTCAAGAAGGATTTTCCTATTGGTAGGAAGTTAGCATGcttgtttgtatatataaaatacacCTTGGGGTGTTAGCCCGAATGGGTGTATATAATTTACACCAATAtattataattgttgtcattgcaGAATGGTAGTTTCAGTAATTCAGGAAGGGATCTTTCAGCGATTTGTCCATATGTCGTTGGAAAGCATGATAAATACACGATGTTAAATTTCATTTACCGGCATATCGGTTTAATTTATACGATGTTAAGCAGGTTTCGTTGATGGCCCTAACAGACTAATCTAATCAGATTGCATACTCTATTTTTTATACACATGtagtgtgtttgtttttcttttcactggttttattgtatttttattttttttatttttcgttgtGTTGCTTCCTGATGTTTTGTTATCGTATGAGTGCAAACAAAAATTGTCACGTATAATTATCCTCCATTTGCTTTTATCTGAAAGGATAAAAACAAACCAGGAAAAGTATTATGTTGTCATATCTTTAATAATGCCGAAGTTACGCTAGGCTTGAAGTTTGAAAAACGTTGAAAGGCCTTGTGCACATGCATATAAAACTTAAATGAAACATACAGCTGACCACCAACATGTATTTACTATCCCAGTTTGAGGCAACATCGTATACAAATAGGGGCATCAGTGGCCGAATGGTCTAAGTAGTCGAACTATATCATTAGCCAGTCAAAACTGAGGTTCGAATCCCGCACGGTGAAGGTGCACTCGGCTCCACTAAATAACTAGGATTCTTAGTTTTCCTACCAAGGTCGATGGTTCTCTCCCGCTTTCCTcgccaataaaaactgaccgccacgaaattgCACAGTAGGGCTGAAAGTTTCGTTCTCAATCATAGCTATAAAAACCAAACCCGTGGTAATATACTTCTCCATATACCCCTTACATGGTTTACATATGATTTTGAGTTGAAATTTGACCTTCAAAAGTCGCTTTGTCGACAGTGTCTTAATATTCCGGTACACTTTGGTCTACACAGATTAGAACTCCAGATGTGTACGATTCCATGAATAACTTgtctttaaataatttttatgtgttttatgtttttatcacATTTATGTCTGTCTTTACTATTTAAATATACGTCAATATCCTCACTTATTTTGAGGCACTGTTTGTTCCCTTAGGCTATATCGTTCGCTGCATGCCATTTTGCTAAGtactttatttttaatacattaCTTAATTCACGAAACAACAGTGTTTTTCGAAGTTAATAAGTAATTCAAAAGTGTCTCTTTATGCTAAAacgaaaaaataaagaatatacgttgtttaaaatttagaagccttaattaaaatatcaattcaaTACAATTTAATATGGATATTCATTTTAGATGTCCAAGAGTTGCAGCTAGTGCCCCAGTAAGTCCAACACCTATGTCCCAGTATAATCAGTACGGCACACAATCAGAAAGTCCCAGTTCATTCAGGAGTTTGTCACCAGTCTCAGATAACTATCCTATGTACCAACAAGGGTACCCTTATCAACAAAGAATGTACCCTGACGAACGTGATAGTCCTAGACAGTTTCAATCATTACCAAGACATGCTGGTGGATACAGAAACTATCATGACCAATATGAACCTCAACAACCACGACGTGAAGAGTACAGTACACAAACTATGCCAAAACCGACACCGTACCGCCCAAATGCTGGCTTTCAGCAACAACAACCATACAGTCAAATGAGAAACGAAAATGAAAATTACGGTCCAGGGTATAATACATCGCCTTACAGGCCTGAACCACAGCAACAGGCCATGTACGATCCATACCAACAAGATCCTTATCAAAACCGATCACCAGGTCCAAACTTCAGTTCTGATCAAAACCGATCACCAGGTCCAAACTTCAGTTCTGGTCCCCCTGGATATGGCATAGCACCACCAACTTACGGAGAAACACAGCAAAGAAGAGGAAGTAATACAAGTGGTCCATCTTACTCAAGACAAACATCATCAAATATGTATCAAAATCAGAACGTTCCATCGTATGACTCTCAGCCAGGTAATAATGGATATTATGTAAATTCTAATTACAATGAATCACAGTCGCCATACCAACGTCAAGACGCAGGCATTAGATCTTACAATGGGTACGAACATCAGCGACCTGACGATAATCAACAAAGAAGTTATCAGTCTAATGATACATCTCTTCAGAGGCAAACATCTACAGGATATCAACGTCAGCCATCTTACGAACAACATCCACAGATAAACAATGGACGACAGGCTGTACAAGTAAGTAGGATTAACGCTTTCCCTGGTGGacttcaacaacaacaaacaccACCATCCCCTCCAGTTCGGGAGGAGTCGCGACCGAATTATCAAAGACAGACTTCTGGAGGCTCATTTCCGAAAGCTCCTGTTTACGAAGCTAAAATATGTTCCGCCGGTACTCCATCGGAAGGTTATTTAACGAAAGATAATGAAGTGAATCAGAATTAcagaaatcaaaacaaaattttgaatcctAAAAAGAGTAGTGTTCCAACTGGAATTAGTAGTATTGAGGATATATTATCACCATTTGAAAAATTCCCTAATTATTATAACGAGTTTGTTAAACAATCAAATGAACCGAAACAAGAAACTGATAGTGGGGTTGCTTCAGACATATCGGAACCACCACGTGGTTTCGGATCGCCATTAAGCACATCATCAGATCTTCGTCCTAGTCCGACATACCAGGATAGTGTCTCTGACAATCAGATGAATCAAATGAATACGATGTACAGTCCAATGAGCCCCATGAGGGAGGACTACTCTCAAACACCTTCGTCGCCTCAGGTATCGGCGGCACCTGCACCACCACCACCGCCGCCACCACCACCATTGCCACCACCCTCAGACTTTGCACCACCACCGCCACCACCACCACCTCTCCCAGTACTCCCACTACCCGGAGCATGGTCTCTACCAAAACGGAAAATACAGGTAAGATTAGTAATAATTGTTTACATGTAACATTATCTGTTTGTCTATCATCAGTCTTCGACTAATTTCTGTGTGTTAAGAATGTCTTGTATTTTCATTATGCATGCATACCTCTATCCTACGTTTATAGATAATACATTATATTACATTATATGACACTACTGACACCGCGAGATGTCGTTATAATCAAAACACTAGAATAGCAAGATGACGGATGTGTAATTTGCTATTGATATATATGTGTAAGTGCAGTATAGGCACAGCAAAGTGTgcgttttttttttgcttaagtaCTTTCTGAAAGAGAACTCATAATACATGCATACATACAAATCTATAAGAATTGGCAGCCAGTACGTATAATTAATTACAGAACATGGAAATCACTTTGCGTGAATGACGAGAAACAGTGGAATGTAGATAACTATAGATAGTTTTAATGCTTCAGACGAAGAAGCAGTCATGTAATTATCATAGGGAAAACACCTGTTTTTCATATTGTATTAACTGTTCTCTTCGTCCAAGCTAATCTTGTTTTCTTAAGCAgaaaaagatgtacatgatgtattttgTATTACAAGATATTGTCAGGAGTAATTGATGCATTCCATAATTTTCCCTTTTCCAAATAATCGTGTTGATCGAATTCATATGAACAGTAAATTACCAGCAGGCCCAAAATGCACAAGGGAATTCGTACATTGCAAATCATTATTATTTACGATTGAAAATAGCATACCTTTTCTTGATTgaaaagaaaggatatggggtatttaTCCCACGACACAAAATGAGTGCATgcatgaaaaaacacaaaaaagcaaAGGAAAAgctcttttattgctgttcttcatctcaaagtcataaTGAAGCTTTAGCACATCTcattttattctaaattatttacaGTATCTTTTCGTAATTTTAATGTGGGGGACGCACTAGTGTTTAACAAGTACGGATCAAATATTTACTACTGGATGAGTTTTCATAGATGCCTCATAATTCTATGAAAATGAGAAAGGCTTTTTTCTTGAaagaaattttagaaaattagATTTTTATACTGTAAGGATGTGTCCATTACTCCTTTAAAAATGGATTCAAAAATAGGGAACTGCTGAAAAGTTTCTAAACTTAATTCTTGTTTCGGTTTATTTTCTGTGGTTTATGCAGTTTTTACTAATTTTGTTTCACATCAATTTCAATAAGATCTAACtcgaaaatgtatgttttaaaagcCACCTTCTGAGGAACCGACTGGCGACCAACAAAGTATTCCTGATGCAGTACTTAACACCATGATGAAACAACAAGGTAGTGGTCAGCCGAAACCTTTTGCCTATTTTACGGGTGGCATTGATCTGAAAGAATTTAAGAAACGAAAGTAAGTTATATTCAATAATTTTGACATGAATACGAAATTAATTATCCTGATCTTTTTGTCTTTAAGTAAATTTTAGATTAAGAAGTATTGTTATAATCCCTCTGCGAATACATAACTTTTTGCATCTGAAAAAAGTAAACATCTTTCACCTCTGTGTATTTTGATAACTCAGTTCAGCAACCAAATTCAAAACAGTCCATAAACCAATAATACTTTTATGGGTAGATTTTCAAGAAACAATGGAGAAtcattaaagtaatattaattcaGTTTTACTTGAATTTTTGCTTTCATTGTTTATGGTCGTGAATAGTttgttaatattgaaaaaaataacgtTAAAGAAGCTTTGAATAATGAAAACCTGATGGTCAACGTGACCATCGAACATCTCTAAGGTGTGTATACTGGTATCGTTTATGGCACCGTACACTAGTAGTTCGCAGTCACAGAACGGTTAAAGTATTACTCtacaatttaataaaacaaataaaaacaatgaaagtgATATAACATATGTTTTTATTCCAGTCACCCACCACCGAAAGTAATTGAAAATAGCATTCCTTTTCCTAATTGAAAAGTAAGGATATGGCGTATTTATCCAATAACACAAAATCAGctcatacacaaaaaaaaaacaacaaaggaACATCGATtatattgctgttcttcatctcaaagtaaCACTGACACTTAAACACATCTCATTTTATTCTAAACTATTTACAGTACCTTCTACAGACTGTCAACaaagcgctttaaaaccaggtttaatccaccattttctacatttgaaaatgcctgtaccaagtcaggaatatgacatttcttgtccattcgttttttatgtgttttgtcatttgattttgccatgtgattagatAGAGACTTTcctatttgattttcctctgagttcagtatttttgtgattttactttttcgtaATTTTGATATGGTGGACGATTTGTAACCACAAATGTTTAACAACTGCTTATCAAAGTTCAAGCTTATATTACTTCAATATCGATATGCAATTAAATAGGGAACTGCTGACAAGTTTCGAAACTTAATTCTTGCTTTGGTTAATATTCTGGGATTTATGTAGTATACTATATACCTTATTTTGTTTCACATTAATTTAAATAAGATCTAACTCAAAAACAGCCTCCTTCTGAGGAACCATCTTTAAGAATTTAAGAAACGAAAGTAAGTTATATTATTCaacagttttgacatgaaaacGAAATTGTTTATCCTGATCTTTTTGTCTTTAAGTAATTTTTAGATTAAGTGGTATTGTTATAATCCATTTTCGAAAACATAACAGAGATAACAGTTTTCAtcggaaaaaaataaaaatctttctttctgtgtattttgACAACTCAGGTcaacaacaaaatttaaaacagtcCATAAACCAATAATTATACTTTAATGGGATGGGGTTCAAAAATGTGAGACATAAACACCAGCTTGTCTAAGGAAACAATTGCGAAATCATTAAAGCTCAGTTCATTAAGTTTTACTGGCCTTTTTGCTTTCTTTGCTTATGGTCGTGAATTGTATGTTATTATTAAATCAAAAATGTTAGAGAATCTCAAAATAATGAACACCTGACGGTCAGCATGACCATCGAACATCTCCAAGGTCTATGATATAGTTATAGTATACTAGTATCGTGAGTTGCAACGTACATCAATAGTCGCAGCATTCACAGTATGAAGAGAGAGAGAAGAtgttttatttccataaaatgggctcacaag
This genomic window from Mytilus galloprovincialis chromosome 9, xbMytGall1.hap1.1, whole genome shotgun sequence contains:
- the LOC143045527 gene encoding uncharacterized protein LOC143045527 isoform X8; the encoded protein is METIWLQRSSGEVPWGFRLQGGREFAQPLSVQKVTPGSVAGNVLVPGDIVLKIGNNNVTNVSHNEGQDLIRYSGDLLQLTIKRCPRVAASAPVSPTPMSQYNQYGTQSESPSSFRSLSPVSDNYPMYQQGYPYQQRMYPDERDSPRQFQSLPRHAGGYRNYHDQYEPQQPRREEYSTQTMPKPTPYRPNAGFQQQQPYSQMRNENENYGPGYNTSPYRPEPQQQAMYDPYQQDPYQNRSPGPNFSSDQNRSPGPNFSSGPPGYGIAPPTYGETQQRRGSNTSGPSYSRQTSSNMYQNQNVPSYDSQPGNNGYYVNSNYNESQSPYQRQDAGIRSYNGYEHQRPDDNQQRSYQSNDTSLQRQTSTGYQRQPSYEQHPQINNGRQAVQVSRINAFPGGLQQQQTPPSPPVREESRPNYQRQTSGGSFPKAPVYEAKICSAGTPSEGYLTKDNEVNQNYRNQNKILNPKKSSVPTGISSIEDILSPFEKFPNYYNEFVKQSNEPKQETDSGVASDISEPPRGFGSPLSTSSDLRPSPTYQDSVSDNQMNQMNTMYSPMSPMREDYSQTPSSPQVSAAPAPPPPPPPPPLPPPSDFAPPPPPPPPLPVLPLPGAWSLPKRKIQPPSEEPTGDQQSIPDAVLNTMMKQQGSGQPKPFAYFTGGIDLKEFKKRNRPPPKVMPKGYKGPTVDDEAEVAYSKPKPVKNPQQQGPYKHVQYNNPINMYSKDNAEQQLKTQSQGSVTAVSGRRTRRHSESSTPQFNYIVPMRTVRMPDKPAADIENSAVYKMIKESESSDEEENTIGKYEQGSIRYTGKHIPSPSFRVLQRLAKCQDDDQPAAVPIKQQRDEDDLPSDEDDGLPDTLSGEELTNKRYMGGHIPSRSFKYLQMSVGDSGEQNGSAGQSREATPPQKAPAGTGRTLKIITRSTAVKPQQQQEDTPSTDF
- the LOC143045527 gene encoding uncharacterized protein LOC143045527 isoform X10, yielding METIWLQRSSGEVPWGFRLQGGREFAQPLSVQKVTPGSVAGNVLVPGDIVLKIGNNNVTNVSHNEGQDLIRYSGDLLQLTIKRCPRVAASAPVSPTPMSQYNQYGTQSESPSSFRSLSPVSDNYPMYQQGYPYQQRMYPDERDSPRQFQSLPRHAGGYRNYHDQYEPQQPRREEYSTQTMPKPTPYRPNAGFQQQQPYSQMRNENENYGPGYNTSPYRPEPQQQAMYDPYQQDPYQNRSPGPNFSSDQNRSPGPNFSSGPPGYGIAPPTYGETQQRRGSNTSGPSYSRQTSSNMYQNQNVPSYDSQPGNNGYYVNSNYNESQSPYQRQDAGIRSYNGYEHQRPDDNQQRSYQSNDTSLQRQTSTGYQRQPSYEQHPQINNGRQAVQVSRINAFPGGLQQQQTPPSPPVREESRPNYQRQTSGGSFPKAPVYEAKICSAGTPSEGYLTKDNEVNQNYRNQNKILNPKKSSVPTGISSIEDILSPFEKFPNYYNEFVKQSNEPKQETDSGVASDISEPPRGFGSPLSTSSDLRPSPTYQDSVSDNQMNQMNTMYSPMSPMREDYSQTPSSPQVSAAPAPPPPPPPPPLPPPSDFAPPPPPPPPLPVLPLPGAWSLPKRKIQPPSEEPTGDQQSIPDAVLNTMMKQQGSGQPKPFAYFTGGIDLKEFKKRNRPPPKVMPKGYKGPTVDDEAEVAYSKPKPVKNPQQQGPYKHVQYNNPINMYSKDNAEQQLKTQSQGSVTAVSGRRTRRHSESSTPQFNYIVPMRTVRMPDKPAADIENSAVYKMIKESESSDEEENTIGKYEQGSIRYTGKHIPSPSFRVLQRLAKCQDDDQPGSAGQSREATPPQKAPAGTGRTLKIITRSTAVKPQQQQEDTPSTDF
- the LOC143045527 gene encoding uncharacterized protein LOC143045527 isoform X4 translates to METIWLQRSSGEVPWGFRLQGGREFAQPLSVQKVTPGSVAGNVLVPGDIVLKIGNNNVTNVSHNEGQDLIRYSGDLLQLTIKRCPRVAASAPVSPTPMSQYNQYGTQSESPSSFRSLSPVSDNYPMYQQGYPYQQRMYPDERDSPRQFQSLPRHAGGYRNYHDQYEPQQPRREEYSTQTMPKPTPYRPNAGFQQQQPYSQMRNENENYGPGYNTSPYRPEPQQQAMYDPYQQDPYQNRSPGPNFSSDQNRSPGPNFSSGPPGYGIAPPTYGETQQRRGSNTSGPSYSRQTSSNMYQNQNVPSYDSQPGNNGYYVNSNYNESQSPYQRQDAGIRSYNGYEHQRPDDNQQRSYQSNDTSLQRQTSTGYQRQPSYEQHPQINNGRQAVQVSRINAFPGGLQQQQTPPSPPVREESRPNYQRQTSGGSFPKAPVYEAKICSAGTPSEGYLTKDNEVNQNYRNQNKILNPKKSSVPTGISSIEDILSPFEKFPNYYNEFVKQSNEPKQETDSGVASDISEPPRGFGSPLSTSSDLRPSPTYQDSVSDNQMNQMNTMYSPMSPMREDYSQTPSSPQVSAAPAPPPPPPPPPLPPPSDFAPPPPPPPPLPVLPLPGAWSLPKRKIQPPSEEPTGDQQSIPDAVLNTMMKQQGSGQPKPFAYFTGGIDLKEFKKRNRPPPKVMPKGYKGPTVDDEAEVAYSKPKPVKNPQQQGPYKHVQYNNPINMYSKDNAEQQLKTQSQGSVTAVSGRRTRRHSESSTPQFNYIVPMRTVRMPDKPAADIENSAVYKMIKESESSGAPRQKHQPRDPLLRHNSIDDEMTFSGLNKKTDIPSKAFRTLTRISNQNQNDTELNGQQQYQQDAHDKYLDNDEEENTIGKYEQGSIRYTGKHIPSPSFRVLQRLAKCQDDDQPAAVPIKQQRDEDDLPSDEDDGLPDTLSGEELTNKRYMGGHIPSRSFKYLQMSVGDSGEQNGSAGQSREATPPQKAPAGTGRTLKIITRSTAVKPQQQQEDTPSTDF
- the LOC143045527 gene encoding uncharacterized protein LOC143045527 isoform X5, producing the protein METIWLQRSSGEVPWGFRLQGGREFAQPLSVQKVTPGSVAGNVLVPGDIVLKIGNNNVTNVSHNEGQDLIRYSGDLLQLTIKRCPRVAASAPVSPTPMSQYNQYGTQSESPSSFRSLSPVSDNYPMYQQGYPYQQRMYPDERDSPRQFQSLPRHAGGYRNYHDQYEPQQPRREEYSTQTMPKPTPYRPNAGFQQQQPYSQMRNENENYGPGYNTSPYRPEPQQQAMYDPYQQDPYQNRSPGPNFSSDQNRSPGPNFSSGPPGYGIAPPTYGETQQRRGSNTSGPSYSRQTSSNMYQNQNVPSYDSQPGNNGYYVNSNYNESQSPYQRQDAGIRSYNGYEHQRPDDNQQRSYQSNDTSLQRQTSTGYQRQPSYEQHPQINNGRQAVQVSRINAFPGGLQQQQTPPSPPVREESRPNYQRQTSGGSFPKAPVYEAKICSAGTPSEGYLTKDNEVNQNYRNQNKILNPKKSSVPTGISSIEDILSPFEKFPNYYNEFVKQSNEPKQETDSGVASDISEPPRGFGSPLSTSSDLRPSPTYQDSVSDNQMNQMNTMYSPMSPMREDYSQTPSSPQVSAAPAPPPPPPPPPLPPPSDFAPPPPPPPPLPVLPLPGAWSLPKRKIQPPSEEPTGDQQSIPDAVLNTMMKQQGSGQPKPFAYFTGGIDLKEFKKRNRPPPKVMPKGYKGPTVDDEAEVAYSKPKPVKNPQQQGPYKHVQYNNPINMYSKDNAEQQLKTQSQGSVTAVSGRRTRRHSESSTPQFNYIVPMRTVRMPDKPAADIENSAVYKMIKESESSGKSSAPLTPDRECAPRKQGLSFLLLQSLYDNEMEENKTEPNPECAPRQKHQPRDPLLRHNSIDDEMTFSGLNKKTDIPSKAFRTLTRISNQNQNDTELNGQQQYQQDAHDKYLDNDEEENTIGKYEQGSIRYTGKHIPSPSFRVLQRLAKCQDDDQPGSAGQSREATPPQKAPAGTGRTLKIITRSTAVKPQQQQEDTPSTDF